The following coding sequences lie in one Catharus ustulatus isolate bCatUst1 chromosome 5, bCatUst1.pri.v2, whole genome shotgun sequence genomic window:
- the ATOH1 gene encoding protein atonal homolog 1 encodes MSLPWAERAREPPGHPDPPPGPEQSGCGGFAPGSWLGVCCAARLPAASSPRYLLPGEDEEAAAAEGGAARGGGSSPGGARGGGRPRGGGGGPGLRAQVSGVQKQRRLAANARERRRMHGLNHAFDQLRNVIPSFNNDKKLSKYETLQMAQIYISALAELLHGPAAPPDAPGKAEHRGAPFEPPCAAAGAGAPPGPPAPPPGPPRASPPGHGRTRFPPPPAAGGYSVQLDPLHFSSFAEGALMGQRAPSPALLMPQPGQPPQERSKTSPRSHRSDGEFSPRSHYSDSDEAS; translated from the coding sequence ATGAGCCTGCCCTGGGCCGAGCGCGCCCGGGAGCCGCCGGGACACCCGGATCCGCCGCCGGGCCCGGAGCAGAGCGGCTGCGGCGGCTTCGCGCCCGGCTCGTGGCTCGGCGTGTGCTGCGCCGCCCGCCTGCCCGCCGCCTCCTCGCCGCGCTACCTGCTGCCCGGCGAGGacgaggaggcggcggcggcggagggcggcgcggcgcggggcggcgggagcagccccggcggggcgcggggcggcgggcggccgcggggcggcggcggcggccccgggctgCGGGCGCAGGTGAGCGGCGTGCAGAAGCAGCGGCGGCTGGCGGCCAACgcgcgggagcggcggcggatGCACGGGCTGAACCACGCCTTCGACCAGCTGCGCAATGTCATCCCCTCCTTCAACAACGACAAGAAGCTCTCCAAGTACGAGACGCTGCAGATGGCGCAGATCTACATCAGTGCCCTGGCCGAGCTGCTgcacggccccgccgcccctcccgACGCCCCCGGCAAGGCCGAGCACCGCGGGGCCCCCTTCGAGCCGCCCTgcgccgccgccggggccggAGCTCCGCCGGGGccgccggcgccgccgccggggccgcccAGAGCGTCGCCCCCCGGGCACGGCAGGACTCGCTTCCCCCCGCCGCCGGCCGCGGGGGGCTACTCGGTGCAGCTCGACCCGCTGCACTTCTCCTCCTTTGCGGAGGGCGCCCTAATGGGACAGAGAGCCCCTTCCCCCGCCCTCCTCATGCCGCAGCCCGGGCAGCCGCCGCAGGAGCGCAGCAAGACGTCGCCCCGGTCCCACAGGAGCGACGGGGAGTTCTCGCCCCGCTCCCACTACAGCGATTCGGATGAGGCCAGCTAA